CAATATGACGTTtttgctgaaaatcagtaaatttctaagcgttatatctcgaaaactaataaaaatcgggtaaataCATTAAACCTTAATGAATTCGTGTTGAAAAACACTATCGTATGATGGAAAAAAATATAGCTTCATTTAAAAAGTGAAACTTcatcatcatatcttttacattaataacaataaaaaaatgttgctTCTGTCAAAACATAGGGccccttttaccctgcaatttccatataagcactttttcgtgacatcaatagttcatgaaatatcgcgCTGTCACACTTTGGCACTCTGTATATATTGACAAAAGAAGGCACGCAAATTCAAAATGGAAAGTACTGTTTTAaaggaaatattaatttattaaaatattaattttaaaggaaatatttaaatattcgatatctgcACATTTTCGGTTCTGAACTGATGCAGATATCGTGCAggtcctacatttcgagcgaagataactgaatgtaaacaaacagtgaccaaTCCATAAGAcgctcctaatgcaagaataaaacttttttatttttgattttttttttgaaattttttccatcatatttgtaacattttctcattaaaatgagaccaaacataatgtacttcgggacatatttacttgtaagtTCAAATGTTACGCGTGCATCGATCACTTTActccaataagatattgcaagtaaatataactcaaattacgtcatgtttggtctcattttaattaggaaaatgtcacgaatatgatggagaaagttgtataaaaaaatggatgaaatatAAAACAGTTAGCAATGCTTAAcattgcaaacaattgaacagacttttgatctttgccgactacCATGACCGCAgtatttctttcttcttcactcGCTTCCCTCCTCTGCgtcagaaacttttatcgtcaattaaaccagtaaatatgcttcaaattatatcgtgtttgatcTCAATTTAATTAGAACAACAAGACGAATACGatgatcaaagtttcattcacgaaaaaccaaaaataaagaattttgatttttgaattcaaaagacaaaacacgcacgagtctttcttgTTTGCCGACCGATTCAACATTCTATctgtctttcttttccatttgccgatctctttcatattaaaaattttaatcacccGAAGCCCGAAACACATTATTTCTTATACCTgatctttgaatatttttctcttgcacGAATAGCATTAAAGtaatcacataaattattttcgtaagtatgtaacatttttttatcattaaatctatatctacgttaaaaaatatttagagttattgcaattattacaaacagtacattttattaaaaaagttttttattatgcatatgatttatttataaatttttttctcttctatCTACTTTCCATATAACTAActatgactacgtttccatcgaaggttcaaatcgggtcagagtcgggttagagtcgggttagagtcgggtttgagtcgcgggttggagttgcggcagggttgaacattaccaactgcacaaagtcaactaccatattctgacatgtaaaggagagcaatattaattttacaatatcaaaataacatacaaaaattatttctcagattacaagatcaccgacaaaaagtaataataacctcttctacaccgattaatacaacacgtgatacacaatgcaatttgaatttgttatgttggcaacacgaactcgactcttgtcgtttccaccgaacccaattgaacgctaccctaaaattttgtagggtagagttcaactaaacctttggtgtttccaccgtaaaagcgttcaccccaacccgactctaacccgactctgacccgatttgaaccctcgatggaaacgtagtctatTTCGTCTCATAGTAGTAATCGATTCTTCTCTTATATCTGCGTTATTTCTTCCGAGGAACGCGCAGCGGTAATGCGCCAAATGTATAAACCTTATATTTCATGCGATACGGTATCTTCTTCGAACCAGTTTAGTATATATGATTTCAGACTAAATAACaaacaaattattcataaatactgCGCCGAACGTCAATCGCAGCCAAATTTATATTAGATGTACGTGAAAGAATGACTAATTTTCTGATAGAACAAATTAACAACTATTAACGATTATTAACACTATATTCCTTTATTTCCctaaaattacaacaaaaaattacatgtgcatacatccgcacataaaaaatttttaaaaatcgatGCCTCGGGCGCCCACCAACCTTGCTACGGCATCATTGTTTCGCCGTAGTATGCCAGAAAACGAATTTTGCCTCGTTTCGTGAAAAGAAAGATACGTTGGAGAGACAAGGATCTATCTATCCTTGTCTAGAGCTTCTCATGTCCCCCACCAGAGGCCCCCATTCTCGATCTTACGTTATGATCACCACATTGTCACTAAACTCACTGAGGTATACCCTTAGGCTAACTTCACGCCGTAGTTATTATAAAGTACAATTTACATGATAGCATAACAAtatcgtatattttattttacgagaGACTGAATTTAATTTGCATAGGTGACAGCCTCGGTTCAGTTtagttcaattttttatttattcctttTTAACAGAAGATGGCGTTTAGATTATACAAAACCTACATGGCCCAAATCAAAGTACATCCTTAAATGCAAATTGGCGCCATTTTCAAAAGTTTCACTTCCATATAATTTATTCCTTATAAAATTCTCATAACTTTCTATTCTTTACTATATATACTACCACTAATCATCTttagatttataattataaaactgtatatataaaagaaaaccaacttaaaatatatcaaaaacaTATATGATGATAAATGCAACTCTTTTGATAACTTATGCATACACATATCCAAATacacatacatgcatatattgttatttaaattatacattttaattgtatggaaATTTGTAACCACAAAAGTAATGCTCTTTCTATTTTCATATTCATACGAAATGCCCCGGTGGGGCATTTATAGAAATCCAGTAACAACAAGTGATATCGAGGAAAAAGACAATAAAAGAAATGCACTGCATTATCGTCATAAGAGCGCGTGCGCATTACCATAGATTATAGAGAACTTAAACCGAGTTACATGCACAGGACGCACGATAACTTGTCGTTTTAGTTCTTTCTTATATATATGTCGCATATCTGTAACTACATGAATCGTGACTGTTCATATTACTTGTGAAGCGTGGAAAGGTGGTTCTTTTCGTTCGATGCTTTGTTGGATGTGGATCGCAAATTAATATCCATTTTAATCCACAACGTAGAAACCTTTAATACCATTTAAATATGACTGAAACTCTTCAATTGAGGGGAACACTTCGGGGGCATAATGGATGGGTCACCCAAATTGCTACAAATCCAAAATATCCGGATATGATATTGTCTTCCTcacgtggtaagtgcagtaacgcaatcatattttttatattttgtctcTGAAAATAATAATCTTATATAACATGCTGTAAAGCTTTTTTCTCATTCATATAAAtcctttatattttttaagaataGCTTTTGTGTTTTACTTAATGTTTTAATTAGTCGTATACTATCTCATCTGCATTTGTTTACTGTTTGCTAAAACGATAAAAGTATATACCATATTTGATGTATTTTATGTCGTTCCGTTTAACACAATAAATCAAAAAGTAATTATAcattaattccataattttatatatgattTTTTATAGATAAGACTCTAATAGTATGGAAATTAACACGTGATGAAGCCAATTATGGAATTCCGCAAAAGCGTTTGTACGGTCACTCTCACTATATTAGTGATGTAGTTCTGTCATCCGATGGAAATTATGCTCTGTCTGGTTCATGGGACAAAACTCTTCGTCTGTGGGATTTGGCTGCAGGACGTACCACAAGAAGATTTGAAGACCATACCAAGGTGTGACATCTTCCTTCTGATCTACAGTCGCCATTCTTCATGAAATATATGGAAGCttttttttttcacttttttttttgAATGCCATGGGCAGAAGATAAAACTACGTGAGTGATGGGATATATACGGAagcttttttttatatatttttttttatctttaataAATAGAAGAGGTGGGCAAATAAGTCTACGATATTGTAAGTATTGATCGCATCTGGTATATGCacatgttttaaataaaataattcatattaacCTTGCATTAAACAAATTGAATAACTATATGTTGACAGGATGTTTTAAGTGTTGCCTTCTCTGTGGATAATCGTCAAATTGTCTCTGGTTCGCGAGACAAGACAATTAAACTGTGGAATACCTTAGCAGAGTGCAAGTACACTATTCAAGAAGATGGACATACAGATTGGGTTAGCTGTGTGCGTTTTTCTCCAAATCATTCAAATCCCATCATTGTTTCTGCAGGTTGGGATAAATTAGTTAAggtaaattaattactttatgAAAACATCTTTCTTTTATAATGATAATATGATGAATACTTTTATTTAACatgatatttgtgattgtttgcggATATGGgactgattttcaaatttgtggaATATTGACTAAAATTTGTAGTTACTTTtagtttaaattacaaaatattttataggtATGGAATTTAACCAACTGTAAACTAAAGATCAACCACAGTGGGCACACTGGATATCTCAATACAGTTACAGTGTCTCCTGATGGTTCGCTTTGTGCTTCTGGTGGCAAGGTATAT
Above is a window of Megachile rotundata isolate GNS110a chromosome 1, iyMegRotu1, whole genome shotgun sequence DNA encoding:
- the Rack1 gene encoding receptor of activated protein kinase C 1, producing the protein MTETLQLRGTLRGHNGWVTQIATNPKYPDMILSSSRDKTLIVWKLTRDEANYGIPQKRLYGHSHYISDVVLSSDGNYALSGSWDKTLRLWDLAAGRTTRRFEDHTKDVLSVAFSVDNRQIVSGSRDKTIKLWNTLAECKYTIQEDGHTDWVSCVRFSPNHSNPIIVSAGWDKLVKVWNLTNCKLKINHSGHTGYLNTVTVSPDGSLCASGGKDCKAMLWDLNDGKHLHTLDHNDIITALCFSPNRYWLCAAFGPWIKIWDLETKEMVEELKPEVVSATSKAEPPHCLSLAWSTDGQTLFAGYSDNTIRVWQVSVSSH